In one window of Caminicella sporogenes DSM 14501 DNA:
- a CDS encoding MurR/RpiR family transcriptional regulator, translating to MSVLKVIRNNLPNLSNKQKNIAKYLIKNKNKIPFMSLKELSSELNVSEVTILNFCKAIKIDSFIDLKKSFEHLIKEELRVPAKMKSSLDELESIEDAINNTFQIQKMNLNKIIENNSIESIEKATNLILNANTVFICGLGVSKLICDFLHTRFKILNINTKILDIDDSAIFIYDLIRASKDDLFILISFPLYSEKIIKLAEYLSIHNLNFISITNSEKSPIASNAQIVLKSENNSLVFYNFISAAILLSEILLIVLSYKMKDKITFNINTIENLHDFFNSKRIKNKINKKSSSKNKL from the coding sequence TTGTCTGTTCTAAAAGTTATTAGAAACAATCTTCCCAATTTAAGCAATAAGCAAAAAAATATTGCAAAATATCTAATAAAAAACAAAAATAAAATTCCTTTTATGAGTTTAAAAGAATTAAGCAGTGAGCTTAATGTTTCGGAAGTTACCATACTTAACTTCTGTAAAGCTATCAAAATAGACTCTTTTATTGATTTAAAAAAGAGTTTTGAACATTTAATAAAAGAAGAATTAAGAGTTCCTGCAAAGATGAAATCTTCATTAGATGAATTAGAAAGTATTGAAGATGCCATAAATAATACATTTCAAATTCAAAAAATGAATTTAAATAAAATAATAGAAAATAACAGCATAGAATCAATTGAAAAAGCTACTAACTTAATTTTAAATGCCAATACTGTATTCATATGTGGTTTAGGAGTTTCAAAACTAATATGTGATTTTTTACATACTAGATTTAAAATACTAAATATTAATACAAAAATACTAGACATAGATGACAGTGCCATATTTATCTATGATTTAATTAGAGCAAGTAAAGATGATTTATTTATACTAATTTCTTTCCCTCTTTACTCAGAAAAAATTATAAAATTAGCTGAATATTTATCTATACACAATTTAAATTTTATATCTATAACCAATAGCGAAAAATCACCTATAGCATCAAATGCTCAAATCGTACTAAAATCAGAAAATAATTCTTTAGTCTTTTACAATTTTATTTCTGCTGCTATTTTATTATCAGAAATATTATTAATTGTTCTAAGTTATAAAATGAAAGATAAAATTACTTTCAACATAAATACAATTGAAAATTTACATGACTTTTTCAATTCTAAACGTATTAAAAATAAGATAAACAAAAAATCAAGTTCTAAAAATAAATTGTAA